TTGCTCAAACATTGAATTATATGAAATTAGCAGATACTCCAATTGGAATAATTGCAAATTTTCAAAACAAATCATTAGTTCACAAAAGATTGATAAATACTTAAAATAAGAATTTGCGAAAATTTGTGTAATTTGTGGTTAAATAAAAATAATGAAATTGCTTCATAGCTAAAAATTATGGAAAGTATTCAAAATATAAAACAACGATTTGAGATTATTGGGAATGACCCAAAGCTTAATCGTGCGATAGAAAAAGCCATTCAGGTTGCTCCTACTGATATTTCGGTTTTGGTAGCTGGAGAAAGTGGTGTAGGAAAAGAGAGTATTCCAAAGATTATTCACTCCTTGTCACACCGAAAACATGGAAAATATATCGCAGTAAACTGCGGAGCTATTCCAGAAGGAACTATTGACAGTGAACTTTTTGGTCATGAGAAAGGAGCTTTTACAGGTGCAACCAGCACTCGTGAAGGTTATTTTGAAGTTGCCAACGGCGGAACTATTTTCCTTGATGAAGTTGGAGAATTACCACTAACTACTCAAGTTCGTTTGTTACGTGTTTTAGAAAATGGGGAATTCCTAAAAGTTGGATCTTCACTAGTTCAAAAAACAAATGTCAGAATCGTAGCTGCTACCAATGTCAATTTATTTAAAGCTATTGAAAAAGGAAAATTCCGTGAGGATTTATACTATCGTTTAAGTACTGTAGATATTGTACTGCCTCCTTTAAGAGAACGAAAAGAAGACATTCATTTATTGTTCCGAAAATTTGTTTCCGACTTTGCTAATAAATACAAAATGCCTCCTCTGAGACTAGAAGAAAGTGCTATTTTGCTTTTGCAAAAATTTCGTTGGAGCGGTAACATCCGACAATTACGAAATGTTGCTGAGCAAATATCAGTATTAGAAACCAACAGAGATATTAATTCTGTTACTCTACAATCGTATTTACCTTCTGAAGATAATAATACTTTGCCTTCTGTGATAAAAGATAAAAAAGGCGATAGCGATTTTAATACCGAAAGAGAGATTTTATATAAAGTCCTTTTTGATATGAAAAGTGATTTACATGATTTGAAAAAATTAACTTTGGAATTGATGCAAAATGGCAGCACCAAAGTCCAAGAAACCAACAAATCTCTCATTACCAAAATATATGGTAACAAAGAAGAAGACAGTGAAATAGATTTTGAAGAAGAACCAAGAACTCAATTTTTATCCAATTCTAATAGAGAAGAGGAATACGAAGAACAAGATTCTAACAATTATCTTCTAGCAGAAACTATTGAAGAGGAAGAAATATTAAGGCTTGAACAAAAAGAAATCGAAATGATTAAAAAATCATTAGAAAAAAACAAAGGAAAACGAAAAGCAGCTGCAGATGAATTAGGAATTTCGGAACGTACTTTATATCGAAAAATCAAGCAATTTGATTTGTAAAAACAAATAAAAAACAAAACTCAATATCAAAAAAAGGTTACTTTTGAAAAAATATTTGCTTTTCCAGTATTCATTTAAGAATAAGCATTTTACTAACACAATATGAAAAAAATACACTTACTAATACTACTTGTTATTCTGATCACTACAAATAGCTGTTCTGTTTATAACTTTACTGGAACTGGTAAAATTGATGCTAATACATACCAAGTGAATTTTTTCCCTAACAATTCCGATCTTATTGAACCTGGTCTTGACAGGAATTTTACGCTTACTTTACAAGACTTAATTCAGAATCAAACTAATTTACACTTGGTAAAAAACGGAGCTGATTTAACATATGAAGGTGAAATTACAGATTACAGAATTAGTCCAATGACTGCAACTGCCGATCAAAAAGCCGCTCAAAACCGATTAAAAATCAGAGTAAATGTTAGATTTACTAATAAAAACAAAGAGAAAGATGATTTCGAAAAACCTTTTGAGTTTTATTACGATTATCCAGCAAGCACACAATTAACAGGAGCTACCAAAGATGCTGCTATTAAAGAAATTTTTGAAAGAATTACGCAAGACATTTTCAATGAATCATTAGCTAAATGGTAAAATAGTGTTCCATTAAGAACATTATAAATAAAATCATAAACACCCAAAATACTGAATACTTAAAAAATGAACGTTAGTAGTTATAATTATTTATTAAATCAACCTGAGGAAATCGACGAAACTCAAACGGTTGCTTTGGAAAAAGTATTGGATGAATTTCCATTTTTTCAAAGCGCAAGAGCGTTGCGTCTAAAGGGACTTTACAATCAAAATAGCTACAAATACAATTTTGCTTTAAAAATAGCCGCAGCTCATACAACGGACCGAAGTGTTCTATTTGATTTTATAACTTCTGAGTCATTTACAGCAATTCAAAAAAAGACCTACGAGAAAAAAATAGAAGAGTTACTCAATATAACTGTGGTTGGTAGTCAAATAATAGAGAAAGAAGAAATTCCGGCAGTCAAAACAACTCCTTTGGAACATTCTATTTTAACATCCATAAAAGAAGCCAATACAAATCCAATTCCAAATAATTCTCTCTTTATTGATAAAATAGAAATTGATAAAAATATTGAACAATCAATTCTTGATACTATTAAAGAAGCTACACCAACAAAAATTGAGGAAGTACCAACTGAAGCTGAAAAAAAATTAGAAATTGGAAAACCAATAGATTTTTCAAAATTCGAAACGCATTCATTCCATCAATGGCTTCAAATATCAAGGATAGAACCTATAATAAGAGAAAATCCAAAAGAAGACCCTAGTATGGCAATAGAACCAGATCCTATTATTGAGGAAAACAAAAAGAAAAAAGCAGAATTAATCAATAAGTTCATAGAAACCAGTCCAAAAATTCCACCAATAAAACCCGGAGTAGTCTTTACTCCGAGTCTGGATCTTAACAAAGAAGATAATTCTTATTTAATGACCGAGACTTTAGCTAAAGTTTATTTGGAGCAAAAAAAATATCAAAAAGCGATACAAGCTTATGAAATATTAATTTTGAAATATCCAGAAAAAAGTAGTTTCTTTGCAGACCGTATAAAGGATATTAAAATAGTACAACAAAATAACAATTAATAATAAATAGTATGTTTTCAATTTTTTTAGTTTTAATTACAATAGTATGTTTTCTATTGATCGTAGTAATCATGGTTCAAAATCCTAAAGGTGGTGGACTTTCTTCTACAATAAGTGGTTCTCAAATGTTAGGTGGTGTACAAAAAACTACTGATTTCTTAGACAAAAGTACTTGGACATTGGCAACTATATTAATTGCATTAATCTTACTTTCTGGTTTGAGTTTCACAGGAACTTTAAGCGATTCAGATTCAAAAATTATTGACAATACTGAAACTACAGCTCCAAAAACAAATGCTCCAGCTCAAAACGCACCTGCACAAAACACACCTGCACCTGCAACTCCAGCAAAATAATTTGTTTACATAAATACATAAAATGCCAGCCTGTCAAAGCTGGCATTTTTTATAAGAAAAAATGTCAGTTTATCCGCTATGGCATAATTTCTGAAAAGACAAACACAGTAAATATAACATAAATATAAAAATCATGACTTTAAACATTAAACCACTTTCAGATAGAGTTCTTATCGAACCAGTTGCTGCTGAAACGAAAACAGCGTCAGGAATTTTTATTCCAGATACAGCCAAAGAGAAACCGCAAAAAGGAACAGTAGTAGCTGTAGGAAATGGGACAAAAGACCATACTATGACTGTAAAAATTGGCGATACCGTACTTTATGGAAAATATGCTGGAACTGAATTAAAACTTGAAGGAAAAGATTATTTGATTATGCGTGAAGACGACATTTTAGCAATCATCTAAAATCAAATACACAAATAAACGAACCAACAAATAAACAATAAAATGGCAAAAGATATAAAATTTGATATTGAGGCACGTGACGGATTAAAACGTGGTGTTGACGCATTAGCAAATGCAGTAAAAGTAACTCTTGGACCAAAAGGTCGTAACGTAATTATTGGAAAATCTTTTGGTGGACCAACAGTTACTAAAGATGGTGTTTCTGTTGCAAAAGAGATCGAATTAAAAGACCCATTAGAAAACATGGGAGCTCAAATGGTTAAAGAAGTAGCTTCAAAAACTAACGACTTAGCTGGAGACGGAACTACAACTGCTACAGTTTTGGCACAAGCTATCGTAAAAGAAGGTTTGAAAAACGTTGCTGCCGGAGCAAACCCAATGGATTTGAAACGTGGTATTGATAAAGCAGTTGAAGCTATTGTTGCTGATCTTGCTAAACAAGCTAAAGTAGTTGGAAGTGACTCAGATAAAATAAAACAAATTGCATCTATTTCTGCAAACAATGACGAAGTAATTGGTGAATTAATCGCTAATGCTTTCGCAAAAGTAGGAAAAGAAGGTGTAATCACTGTAGAAGAAGCTAAAGGAACTGATACTTATGTAGACGTCGTTGAAGGAATGCAATTTGACAGAGGATATCTTTCTCCTTATTTTGTGACTAATCCTGAAAAAATGGAAGCAGAATTAGAAAGTCCATACATTCTTTTGTATGACAAAAAAGTATCTTCTTTAAAAGAATTATTGCCAGTTCTTGAGCCAGTAGCTCAATCTGGAAAACCATTATTAATTATTGCTGAAGATGTTGACGGTGAAGCATTATCTACTTTGGTAGTAAACAAATTGCGTGGTGCATTAAAAATCGCAGCTGTAAAAGCTCCTGGTTTTGGTGACAGAAGAAAAGCAATGTTAGAAGACATCGCAATCTTAACAGGTGGAACTGTAATTTCTGAAGAAAGAGGATATACTTTAGAGAACACCACTATCGAAATGTTGGGAACTGCAAAAAGAGTAAACATTGACAAAGACAATACAACTATTGTTAGTGGTGCTGGAGAAGCTGACATGATTAAAAATCGTGTTAACCAAATCAAAGGTCAAATGGAAACTACGACTTCTGATTATGACAAAGAAAAATTACAAGAGCGTTTAGCTAAATTAGCTGGTGGTGTTGCTGTTCTTTATGTAGGTGCTGCTTCTGAAGTAGAAATGAAAGAGAAAAAAGACCGTGTTGATGATGCACTTCATGCTACACGTGCTGCTGTTGAAGAAGGAATTGTAGCTGGTGGAGGTGTTGCTTTATTAAGAGCAAAACAATCACTTGAAGCTCTAAAAGCTGACAATCCAGATGAAGCTACAGGAATTAAAATTATTTCTCGCGCTATAGAATCTCCTTTAAGAACAATTGTTGAAAACGCAGGTCTTGAAGGTTCTGTTGTTGTGGCTAAAGTTGCTGAAGGAAAAGGCGATTATGGATATAATGCTAAAACAGACGAATATGTAGATATGTTAAAAGCTGGTATTATCGATCCTAAAAAAGTAACCCGTGTAGCTTTAGAGAATGCTGCTTCGGTTGCAGGTATGATTTTAACAACTGAATGTGCATTAATCGATATTAAAGAAGAAAATGCTGGTGGCGGACACATGGGTGGCGGTATGCCAGGCATGATGTAAAAAAGAGCATTGGATTTTAAAAAGAGTCCATTACAATAAATCCGTCTTGATTTTTTCTTGACGGATTTTTTTATTTTATATTTCTAAGATTCTAAAATCAATTAATAAAGAAGTATGAATTTTACAAATAATCCTCATAAAAAAAACCGTCTTGTTTATAAATCAACAAGACGGTTTTTTCTTTTTCTAAAGAAATCTATTTTTAATTATTTGGCAACAACTTTTTTCTTTATCAATTTTAGAAAAACTGGCAACGTTGATATTAGAATTATTCCTATCACAATTTTTTCAATATGCTCTTTTAAGTCAATTCCCCACTGATCTATACAAAAACCATATAAATAATGACCCGAAAATATCAATATAAACGACCACAAAATTGAACTTAATATATTGAAAAACATGAATTTTTTCTTATCCATACTACCAATACCAGCAACTATCGGAGCAAAAGTTCTTACAATGGGCAAAAACCTAGCGTAAATGATTGCTCTGCCTCCATGTTTCTCAAAAAACTCTTTAGACTGAATTAAATACTTCTTCTTAAACAAAAAAGTATCTTCTCTATTGTATAAATAATACCCGCTTTTGGCTCCAAACCAATACCCAACCATATTTCCTAAAACACCCGCTAATGCTACTAACGATGAAAGCAAAACAAGATTTATAAAATCGCTTTCTATAAAAAGAAAATTCTGAATCAAATCACGGCTATAAATTCCCGAAAGAAAAAGTAAACTATCGCCAGGCAGAAAAAAACCGGCAAAAAGACCAGTTTCAGCAAAAACGATAAATAAAACTATATACAAACCTAGTTGAACGCCACCAATTGTAAAAGTTATATAAAATTCAGGATTTACTAATTGGGTCCAATCAAAGTTATTCATAAATTCTTGTGTTTTATTTAGGGTGTGAAATTAAGTATAATTTAGGTGAACCACAATACAATACTCTATTTTAAAATTTTATTAACGATTACAAAACAAATAAAAGCACCGAAATTGACCTATTCTTTTGATGCTTTTATTTTCAGTTCACGAAAGTGCATAAAATTAATTTACACAAATCATTGCTCATTATAATCTCTTAAAAATAGGCTATAATCTATCATATTGACAACATGAATGAAGTTTATCATAATCTTCTTTAGTTGCTTTCATCCCATCTGTATCATGCCCTACTTTTGCAATCGCTTTTTTCACATCAGCCATAGAACATTTCTCTTCGTTTATAATGACACTCAACTGATGGGTTTCAATATTCCAAGTAGCCGATTTCACTCCAGGAACCGAATAAGCTGCTTTTTGAATTCTCTTTTGGCATTGTTCGCAATTCCCATTTACTTCGGTAGTATATTTTGCATTTTTATTTTTATTTTCTTGAGCTGAAACTGATAAACCTACGAAAGTCAACCAAATTACTATTACTATATTTTTCATTATTTTATGTTTTAAATTATTATTTCTTTATTGAAACTATTTTTTTGTTTATTTTATTTTAAATCTTAAGCCCGCATAATACATCTGTCCAAATACTGGAGCATACAAAATAGTGGCATCAAAATTTGGACCAAAAGGATTTTGCGAATCTACGATAGCAGGGCTTTGAGTATAATTCCCAATATTCTCACCACCCACATATACCTCAAAAGTACTAGAAAATACTCTTGTAATTTGAGCATTCATCAAAGAATAAGCTGGAGAATGCTCCGGTAGTTGATAGTCAACAGGATTTGAAGCTGTATAAGGCAATTGTTGCTCTCCTATCCAATTGTAAGTGAAATCAAATTTCCACTGCTGTCCTTTGTCCAGAATATGAGTTTCATACCCTAAATTCCCAAAGAAACGATGTGCTGCCTGCAATGGTCTTTGATATTTTCCTGATAAATAATCTGTTTTGATATCATAGTATTTATAAGCAGTTCTCAACTCTAAATGTTTAGCCAATTCATAATTAAACTCCAATTGAAAGCTATTAGCAAATGAAGCACCATCCAAATTATGAAAAATCACTGATTGCGGACTCTCCATAATATCTACCACAATTTGGTTCTGAAAATTAGTTCTGTAAAAATCGACTGTAACATCTGCATTTCTATTAAATAATTGGAATCCTTGCATAAAACTAATACCATAATTCCAGGCAATTTCCGGATCCAATCCATACAATTTACCTCCTGAATTTATAATATCAAATGTTCTGGAACTTGCAAATAACGCTTGATTTTCGGCAAAAATATTAGCTGGACGCTTACCTCTACCCACTGAAGCTCTAAGAACTCCTTTCTCCCATGGATTATATTTTAAATGCAGTCTTGGTGTTGCAAAAACTCCTAAACGGTTACCATAATCGATTCTTCCTCCAAGAATTAAACTAAAATCATCATGATTATCATAAGTGTATTCGAAAAAAGCTCCCATTGTGTTATCTATTCTACTATAATCTGTTGTATTAACAAACTCCGAATAATCATCATAGGTAAAATTCAACCCTGTAGCAAACTTATTTTTATCATTATCAATAATAGAATTAAAAATCAAATTCGAATAAAAACTATTTTGCTTGATATTATAGCCATTCAAACCAAAATAAGAATCTTGATTATAACTTGAAAATGCGTTCTGAAAACCGATACTTTGATATGGTTTATCCTTAAAAACATAACCTATTTTCGTAGAAACATCAATCTTTTTGGTATCAATTTCGGATCCCCAAGAATTAGTTGTTCCCTTATCAGTATCTGGATTAAAATCAAATTGCCCCATTTGCTTAGTATCATCCATAAATTGAAAATTGATAAAACTAACCCATCCAGTTTCAGCATTATAATACTGATAACGATTGAGGACATTGATTTGTTTTTGCAAAGGATTATCTAAGAAACCATCCTCATTTTTATCCATTTTAGAATCTCGAATATTACCGTGCAATAATAAACTAGTAGCCCATTTATCAGACAATTTTGCATTAAGGTTTGCATTTAATTCAAAACGAGAATCTGTAGAACCATAGACGTTTAACAAAATTGGAACATCAGTTAATGGCTTTACTAATTCCGTATTTATTTGACCTGAAATACTCTCAAAACCATTTACTACGCTCCCAGCGCCTTTGGTAATTTGAATACTTTCGATCCAAGGACCGGGTGTAAAAGAGAGTCCATAAGCCTGTGAAGCTCCTCGAACAGAAGGTACATTTTCCTGAGTCATCATTAAGTAAGGACTAGTTAATCCTAGCATTTTGATTTGTTTCGTCCCTGTTAAAGCATCCGAGAAATTGACATCTATTGTAGGATTTGTTTCAAAACTTTCGGCCAAGTTACAACAGGCAGCTTTTAGCAATTCTTTTTTAGTAACTAAGGTCGTATTTCCTGTAAGAGTATAAGATTTTTGCAATCCCTTTTTCTTGGATTGCACTTTTATTTCTCGTAAGGTATCTTGTGAATAAACTCCAAAAGAAACCAACAACAGCAATAAAAGTAATATTGTTCGTGTTTTCATGATGTATATTATAATGATTAAAATCTGCAAAACCACACAAAATGGTTTCACTCAAATTAAACATTATAATCTATCGTAAAGGAGATATTGGCTATACAGCTTGTAAAGAGGCGGTGCATTCGCATCACAATAGTACGAAAGTGATACATTGTTTTTAAAACTAGGAACAGCATTAAAAAAAGTAGATTGGTATTCTGGAACCAAAAAAGTATAATCAAATTGAAAAGAAAAAGATTTAATAATTCTATCATCTGCTTTTTCCTTAAGAACGATTTTTTTGTCTTTACAACAGCTATCTTTTTTGAGAGCTTTCTTCTGACAACATCCCTCTTCTTTTTGTTCTACTGATGGTTTAGTCGAAGTCAAAGAAATAGAAGCAATTTTATTTCCGCAATAATGCACATTAAAAGCAAACCCAACATTGGAACCCAATATTAGAAATGCTAAAAGTATGCTTATCTGCTTCTTAATTTTCATAGTACAAAAATACCATTATTATTTTCTAAAAAAATCAAACTCTTGTTAAACTTTTTAAAAGAAAATTAAACCTACAATTCAAACACCTGTCCCATTAAAGGCACGATACAATCAAAACCATATTGATTATGAATTTTTTCTCTAAGAGCATCAGCAGGTTCATTTTCACCGTGCATCAAAAAAACTTTTTTAGGTTTTTCCTTCAAATCTGAAAGCCAATTAAGCAAATCCTTTTGATCTCCATGCGCCGACAACCCTTCAATTTCAATGATTTTGGCCTTTACTTCAAAATATCTTCCATGTATTTTTATGTCCGTTGCACCTTCTAATAATTTTCTTCCGCGTGTACCTTCACCTTGATAGCCAATAATAATTACTGTCGTTTCAGGAAAACCAATATATCGTTCCAAATAACTCAAAACTCGACCACCAGTAACCATACCACTAGCTGCAATTACAACCTTTGGTTGTCTATCATATATTGTATCTATTGAGTCTTTATAATCCGAAATCATGGTAAACATTTTGCACATGGCCGTAAACTCATCTACATTCAATCGATGCCACTTTCTATTATTCACAAATAGTTCCAACATACTAATTCCCATTGGAGTATCAATAATAAACGGAATATTTGGAATCCTATCTTCTTCTTTCAACTGCCAAAGCAAATACATCACACTCTGAGTACGTTCTACAGCAAAACTCGGAATGATAATAGTCCCATTATTTTGTATTGTATTATTGATATACATTTGCAATTCATCTTTTGGATCGGTCTCAGGATGAAGACGATTTCCATAAGTGCTTTCAAGAAAAATATAATCTGCTTTTTTGGGTTTTGTAGGAGGAAACATTAGTACATCATTGTCTCGACCAATATCTCCAGAAAAAATAACCACTTTTTTTTCTAGTTGAAGTTCAATTGTACATGCTCCTAGAATGTGCCCTGCATTAGTAAAAACTGCTTCAATTTCGGCATCCAAAGCGATATTTTCATTAGGCATAATAATCTTAAAATGAGAGAAAACTTTTTCAGCTTGAGCCACTGTATATAATGGTTCAGCTATTTCATGTTTAGAAAACTTTCCTTCATTTGCCATCTTAGCATCTTCCTCCTGAATTTTAGCGCTATCCAAAAGAATCAATTTAGCAACTTCAGCAGTGGGGCTTGTACAATATATTTTACCATTAAATCCTTGATTCACTAGTCGTGGCAACCATCCACAATGATCCAAATGCCCATGAGTTAACAAAACAAAATCTATAGTGGAAGGCAAAATTGGTAAAGGCTCCCAATTAAGCTCTCGTAAAGATTTTAGCCCTTGGAATTGCCCACAGTCAATCAAAATTCTAACACCATTACTTTCAACCAAGGTTTTAGAACCCGTAACCGTTCCTGCTCCACCGATACATGTGATTTTCATTTTAATCCAATTTAGAAATAATCCCAACCGCTACAATTATATACTTCTACACAGCTGTAAAGCTTCAGCCAACACGTTCTTTATTCTTCTAGAATTTAGACCTATTTTTTCTAAATCCAAACTGTCATCAATAATATCTTCTACTAATA
The Flavobacterium sp. 5 DNA segment above includes these coding regions:
- a CDS encoding sigma 54-interacting transcriptional regulator yields the protein MESIQNIKQRFEIIGNDPKLNRAIEKAIQVAPTDISVLVAGESGVGKESIPKIIHSLSHRKHGKYIAVNCGAIPEGTIDSELFGHEKGAFTGATSTREGYFEVANGGTIFLDEVGELPLTTQVRLLRVLENGEFLKVGSSLVQKTNVRIVAATNVNLFKAIEKGKFREDLYYRLSTVDIVLPPLRERKEDIHLLFRKFVSDFANKYKMPPLRLEESAILLLQKFRWSGNIRQLRNVAEQISVLETNRDINSVTLQSYLPSEDNNTLPSVIKDKKGDSDFNTEREILYKVLFDMKSDLHDLKKLTLELMQNGSTKVQETNKSLITKIYGNKEEDSEIDFEEEPRTQFLSNSNREEEYEEQDSNNYLLAETIEEEEILRLEQKEIEMIKKSLEKNKGKRKAAADELGISERTLYRKIKQFDL
- a CDS encoding LptE family protein, which encodes MKKIHLLILLVILITTNSCSVYNFTGTGKIDANTYQVNFFPNNSDLIEPGLDRNFTLTLQDLIQNQTNLHLVKNGADLTYEGEITDYRISPMTATADQKAAQNRLKIRVNVRFTNKNKEKDDFEKPFEFYYDYPASTQLTGATKDAAIKEIFERITQDIFNESLAKW
- a CDS encoding tetratricopeptide repeat protein, producing the protein MNVSSYNYLLNQPEEIDETQTVALEKVLDEFPFFQSARALRLKGLYNQNSYKYNFALKIAAAHTTDRSVLFDFITSESFTAIQKKTYEKKIEELLNITVVGSQIIEKEEIPAVKTTPLEHSILTSIKEANTNPIPNNSLFIDKIEIDKNIEQSILDTIKEATPTKIEEVPTEAEKKLEIGKPIDFSKFETHSFHQWLQISRIEPIIRENPKEDPSMAIEPDPIIEENKKKKAELINKFIETSPKIPPIKPGVVFTPSLDLNKEDNSYLMTETLAKVYLEQKKYQKAIQAYEILILKYPEKSSFFADRIKDIKIVQQNNN
- the secG gene encoding preprotein translocase subunit SecG, which translates into the protein MFSIFLVLITIVCFLLIVVIMVQNPKGGGLSSTISGSQMLGGVQKTTDFLDKSTWTLATILIALILLSGLSFTGTLSDSDSKIIDNTETTAPKTNAPAQNAPAQNTPAPATPAK
- the groES gene encoding co-chaperone GroES; this translates as MTLNIKPLSDRVLIEPVAAETKTASGIFIPDTAKEKPQKGTVVAVGNGTKDHTMTVKIGDTVLYGKYAGTELKLEGKDYLIMREDDILAII
- the groL gene encoding chaperonin GroEL (60 kDa chaperone family; promotes refolding of misfolded polypeptides especially under stressful conditions; forms two stacked rings of heptamers to form a barrel-shaped 14mer; ends can be capped by GroES; misfolded proteins enter the barrel where they are refolded when GroES binds); amino-acid sequence: MAKDIKFDIEARDGLKRGVDALANAVKVTLGPKGRNVIIGKSFGGPTVTKDGVSVAKEIELKDPLENMGAQMVKEVASKTNDLAGDGTTTATVLAQAIVKEGLKNVAAGANPMDLKRGIDKAVEAIVADLAKQAKVVGSDSDKIKQIASISANNDEVIGELIANAFAKVGKEGVITVEEAKGTDTYVDVVEGMQFDRGYLSPYFVTNPEKMEAELESPYILLYDKKVSSLKELLPVLEPVAQSGKPLLIIAEDVDGEALSTLVVNKLRGALKIAAVKAPGFGDRRKAMLEDIAILTGGTVISEERGYTLENTTIEMLGTAKRVNIDKDNTTIVSGAGEADMIKNRVNQIKGQMETTTSDYDKEKLQERLAKLAGGVAVLYVGAASEVEMKEKKDRVDDALHATRAAVEEGIVAGGGVALLRAKQSLEALKADNPDEATGIKIISRAIESPLRTIVENAGLEGSVVVAKVAEGKGDYGYNAKTDEYVDMLKAGIIDPKKVTRVALENAASVAGMILTTECALIDIKEENAGGGHMGGGMPGMM
- a CDS encoding DedA family protein, which encodes MNNFDWTQLVNPEFYITFTIGGVQLGLYIVLFIVFAETGLFAGFFLPGDSLLFLSGIYSRDLIQNFLFIESDFINLVLLSSLVALAGVLGNMVGYWFGAKSGYYLYNREDTFLFKKKYLIQSKEFFEKHGGRAIIYARFLPIVRTFAPIVAGIGSMDKKKFMFFNILSSILWSFILIFSGHYLYGFCIDQWGIDLKEHIEKIVIGIILISTLPVFLKLIKKKVVAK
- a CDS encoding heavy-metal-associated domain-containing protein, with the protein product MKNIVIVIWLTFVGLSVSAQENKNKNAKYTTEVNGNCEQCQKRIQKAAYSVPGVKSATWNIETHQLSVIINEEKCSMADVKKAIAKVGHDTDGMKATKEDYDKLHSCCQYDRL
- a CDS encoding TonB-dependent siderophore receptor, coding for MKTRTILLLLLLLVSFGVYSQDTLREIKVQSKKKGLQKSYTLTGNTTLVTKKELLKAACCNLAESFETNPTIDVNFSDALTGTKQIKMLGLTSPYLMMTQENVPSVRGASQAYGLSFTPGPWIESIQITKGAGSVVNGFESISGQINTELVKPLTDVPILLNVYGSTDSRFELNANLNAKLSDKWATSLLLHGNIRDSKMDKNEDGFLDNPLQKQINVLNRYQYYNAETGWVSFINFQFMDDTKQMGQFDFNPDTDKGTTNSWGSEIDTKKIDVSTKIGYVFKDKPYQSIGFQNAFSSYNQDSYFGLNGYNIKQNSFYSNLIFNSIIDNDKNKFATGLNFTYDDYSEFVNTTDYSRIDNTMGAFFEYTYDNHDDFSLILGGRIDYGNRLGVFATPRLHLKYNPWEKGVLRASVGRGKRPANIFAENQALFASSRTFDIINSGGKLYGLDPEIAWNYGISFMQGFQLFNRNADVTVDFYRTNFQNQIVVDIMESPQSVIFHNLDGASFANSFQLEFNYELAKHLELRTAYKYYDIKTDYLSGKYQRPLQAAHRFFGNLGYETHILDKGQQWKFDFTYNWIGEQQLPYTASNPVDYQLPEHSPAYSLMNAQITRVFSSTFEVYVGGENIGNYTQSPAIVDSQNPFGPNFDATILYAPVFGQMYYAGLRFKIK
- a CDS encoding MBL fold metallo-hydrolase RNA specificity domain-containing protein, coding for MKITCIGGAGTVTGSKTLVESNGVRILIDCGQFQGLKSLRELNWEPLPILPSTIDFVLLTHGHLDHCGWLPRLVNQGFNGKIYCTSPTAEVAKLILLDSAKIQEEDAKMANEGKFSKHEIAEPLYTVAQAEKVFSHFKIIMPNENIALDAEIEAVFTNAGHILGACTIELQLEKKVVIFSGDIGRDNDVLMFPPTKPKKADYIFLESTYGNRLHPETDPKDELQMYINNTIQNNGTIIIPSFAVERTQSVMYLLWQLKEEDRIPNIPFIIDTPMGISMLELFVNNRKWHRLNVDEFTAMCKMFTMISDYKDSIDTIYDRQPKVVIAASGMVTGGRVLSYLERYIGFPETTVIIIGYQGEGTRGRKLLEGATDIKIHGRYFEVKAKIIEIEGLSAHGDQKDLLNWLSDLKEKPKKVFLMHGENEPADALREKIHNQYGFDCIVPLMGQVFEL